A single region of the Undibacterium piscinae genome encodes:
- a CDS encoding thioredoxin family protein: MEKFQENTADLSVIKANLQNKNWLVACLCAAWCDTCGAYRQQFDLLQLQHPDKCFAWIDIEDQADLVDAVDIENFPTILIQHEENIIFFGTMLPDAGQVHRLLMSFEDGLKNQLEQGIKMHNPSLTQDVPATWNLRQLILNSD, translated from the coding sequence ATGGAAAAATTTCAAGAAAACACGGCCGATCTTTCCGTGATCAAGGCGAATTTACAAAACAAGAACTGGTTGGTTGCCTGCTTATGCGCTGCCTGGTGCGATACTTGTGGCGCCTATCGCCAGCAATTCGATTTACTTCAATTGCAGCATCCAGATAAGTGCTTTGCATGGATAGATATAGAGGATCAGGCCGATCTGGTCGATGCGGTAGATATAGAGAACTTCCCCACCATCTTAATTCAGCATGAAGAAAATATTATCTTCTTCGGCACCATGCTGCCGGATGCCGGGCAAGTGCATAGGCTACTCATGTCATTTGAAGATGGCTTGAAAAACCAATTAGAACAAGGGATCAAGATGCACAATCCATCCTTAACGCAAGATGTACCAGCTACTTGGAATCTGCGCCAACTCATACTCAACAGTGATTAA
- the tsaB gene encoding tRNA (adenosine(37)-N6)-threonylcarbamoyltransferase complex dimerization subunit type 1 TsaB, which yields MTTLLAIETSTELASVALLNKGELSIRELTGVQTHSQGVLPAIQELLNAAGLSLSQCQAIAFGCGPGAFTGVRTTCGIVQGLAYGSDLPILPIISLQAMAQAAREQNSDADFVCVLDARMAEVYWAHYRLRNQAWELVSEPALSALELALAYADAHASVLVLGNGLTAPAETGSMKIVFKMPHAAQVAQLAAVDFSDGKQVAPEMAQPVYLRNKIALTTIERMQLKNS from the coding sequence ATGACTACATTACTTGCTATTGAAACTTCTACCGAACTCGCCTCTGTTGCCCTGCTAAACAAGGGCGAATTATCTATTCGTGAGCTAACTGGGGTGCAGACCCATTCGCAAGGCGTACTTCCTGCGATACAAGAACTGCTAAATGCTGCCGGTTTAAGCTTAAGCCAATGTCAGGCAATTGCTTTTGGTTGTGGTCCCGGCGCCTTTACTGGTGTTAGAACCACTTGCGGCATCGTGCAAGGCTTGGCATATGGCTCGGATTTACCGATATTGCCGATCATCAGCCTGCAAGCCATGGCGCAAGCGGCACGTGAGCAGAACAGTGACGCTGACTTTGTCTGTGTGTTAGATGCGCGTATGGCTGAAGTGTATTGGGCTCATTATCGTCTGCGTAATCAAGCTTGGGAACTGGTCAGTGAGCCTGCCTTGTCAGCGCTAGAGCTCGCGCTCGCCTATGCGGACGCACACGCGAGTGTCTTGGTGCTGGGGAATGGATTAACAGCTCCAGCTGAGACTGGCAGTATGAAGATCGTATTTAAAATGCCGCACGCTGCGCAAGTGGCGCAATTGGCTGCGGTGGACTTTTCGGATGGCAAGCAAGTTGCACCGGAAATGGCGCAGCCTGTGTATTTGAGAAACAAAATAGCCCTGACGACGATAGAACGCATGCAGTTAAAAAATTCATGA
- the rimI gene encoding ribosomal protein S18-alanine N-acetyltransferase, with translation MSTAQFYRLSFADVDRVLEIEQQLYSHPWTRGNFHDSLYNSHEMVGLQDASNNLIAYYVLMPVVDEMHLLNFAISTQYQGLGYARSVLDHLCASAREQKFISVLLEVRLSNLRAISVYTQYGFSEIGRRKAYYPVADNMREDAIVMRMEL, from the coding sequence ATGAGTACAGCTCAATTTTATCGCCTGAGTTTTGCTGATGTTGATCGCGTATTAGAGATAGAACAGCAGCTGTATAGCCATCCATGGACACGCGGAAACTTCCATGACTCTTTGTATAATTCGCACGAGATGGTTGGTTTGCAGGATGCGAGTAATAATTTGATCGCTTACTATGTACTGATGCCGGTAGTCGACGAAATGCATTTGCTAAATTTTGCTATTTCCACTCAGTACCAGGGTTTAGGCTACGCCCGCAGCGTATTGGATCATCTGTGCGCCAGTGCCCGCGAACAAAAGTTTATTTCTGTATTGCTGGAAGTTAGGCTGAGCAATCTGCGCGCCATCAGTGTGTACACGCAGTACGGTTTTTCAGAAATAGGGCGACGCAAAGCCTATTACCCGGTTGCCGATAATATGCGTGAAGATGCGATCGTGATGCGCATGGAACTTTGA
- a CDS encoding DUF1853 family protein: MENFQARFHHEWQHLQDAHVRSLAWILTSPGLLARHSPLWQEQIASLVLPDKASLHAWLLQLDQQPSALHEALNLHKQRRLGHYAENLLGFYLRHHGLLYAHGLQVHGKGGGGGTVGEFDFLLHQADDLVHWEIATKFYLLETGADASHIPDLYDYLGPNLADTLGSKMQKIFHQQLVLSQHPEAQKILPKKVLAAQALIKGWLFYRQSQMAAGLIEGLAAEHCRGYWWTLSEIEQLAIPYALILPRLQWLAPAQCAPDAVMEKGDLREVLQRYFLGDNTPVMLAIMSKHGKVMQEFCRGMVVPDDWLARAGEQRRRHRTV; encoded by the coding sequence ATGGAAAATTTTCAGGCGCGCTTTCATCATGAATGGCAACACCTACAGGATGCGCACGTCCGCTCGCTGGCGTGGATCTTGACTTCGCCTGGCTTGCTGGCAAGGCACTCACCGTTGTGGCAGGAGCAAATCGCCAGCCTGGTGCTGCCGGACAAGGCAAGTCTGCATGCCTGGTTGCTACAGTTGGACCAGCAGCCAAGCGCCTTGCATGAAGCGCTGAATCTGCATAAACAGCGTCGGCTCGGACATTATGCTGAAAATCTTTTAGGTTTTTATCTCAGGCATCACGGGCTACTCTATGCGCATGGCTTGCAAGTGCATGGCAAGGGTGGCGGGGGTGGCACAGTAGGCGAGTTTGATTTTTTACTCCATCAAGCCGATGACTTGGTGCATTGGGAAATCGCGACCAAATTTTATTTGCTGGAGACCGGCGCTGACGCCAGTCATATCCCTGATCTGTATGACTATCTGGGTCCGAATTTAGCCGATACCCTCGGTAGCAAGATGCAGAAGATTTTTCATCAGCAACTGGTGCTGTCGCAACACCCTGAGGCGCAAAAAATCTTGCCCAAGAAAGTGCTGGCGGCGCAGGCGCTGATCAAGGGTTGGCTGTTTTACCGGCAGTCGCAGATGGCTGCAGGTCTGATTGAGGGCTTGGCTGCCGAACATTGCCGGGGCTATTGGTGGACGCTGAGCGAGATTGAGCAACTGGCGATTCCTTACGCTTTAATTCTGCCGCGATTGCAATGGTTGGCGCCGGCACAGTGTGCGCCTGATGCGGTGATGGAGAAAGGCGATCTGCGGGAAGTCTTGCAGCGCTACTTCCTGGGCGATAACACGCCGGTGATGCTGGCTATCATGAGTAAGCATGGCAAGGTGATGCAAGAGTTTTGCCGGGGCATGGTGGTACCTGATGATTGGCTGGCGCGCGCCGGCGAACAGCGCCGCCGGCATCGCACTGTCTAG
- the lplT gene encoding lysophospholipid transporter LplT — MKRGFYTIMAAQFFSSLADNALLITAMALLVTMDAPAWMTPLLKLFFVLSYVLLAAFVGAFADALPKGKVMFITNLIKVGGCALMFLDVHPLLAYAAVGFGAAAYSPAKYGILTELLPPEKLVAANGWIEGLTIASIIFGTVLGGTLINPKISSILLNFDFPIFDFNIDTVTEAALLVITVCYGLAAIFNLRIPDTGARYDHQQRNPIKLVTDFACCFRTLWADKLGQISLSVTTLFWAAGATLQFIVLEWARTSLDMPLNKAAILQGVVAVGVALGAVGAARFVPLKKSLSVMPLGIAMGLVVMTMTLVTNVWVAYPLLILVGALAGFFVVPMNALLQHRGHVLMSAGHSIAVQNFNENLSVLTMLGLYALMISFKLNIHIVIVMFGSFVAGTMYLVMRKHQANQREFDSIALIGEHKH, encoded by the coding sequence ATGAAACGCGGTTTTTACACAATTATGGCAGCGCAGTTTTTTTCCTCGCTGGCCGATAACGCACTGCTCATTACAGCGATGGCCCTCTTGGTCACAATGGATGCTCCGGCATGGATGACTCCGTTGCTGAAGTTATTCTTTGTCTTATCGTATGTACTCCTTGCCGCATTCGTCGGTGCCTTTGCCGATGCCCTGCCCAAGGGCAAGGTCATGTTCATCACCAATCTGATCAAAGTCGGCGGTTGCGCACTGATGTTTCTTGATGTACACCCCCTGCTCGCCTATGCGGCAGTCGGTTTTGGCGCCGCCGCCTATTCACCGGCGAAATACGGCATCCTGACCGAATTGCTGCCCCCGGAAAAACTGGTCGCCGCCAATGGCTGGATAGAAGGCCTGACCATCGCCTCGATAATTTTCGGTACGGTACTCGGTGGCACCCTGATCAATCCCAAAATATCGTCGATATTATTGAATTTTGATTTTCCGATTTTTGATTTCAATATAGATACAGTGACCGAAGCGGCACTCCTGGTCATTACCGTTTGCTATGGACTGGCAGCGATATTCAATCTACGCATTCCCGACACCGGCGCCCGCTACGACCATCAGCAACGCAATCCTATCAAACTGGTCACGGATTTTGCCTGCTGCTTCCGCACTTTATGGGCCGATAAACTGGGTCAGATTTCCTTGTCGGTAACGACATTATTCTGGGCCGCTGGTGCGACACTACAATTTATCGTACTCGAATGGGCCAGAACTTCGCTCGATATGCCGCTCAATAAGGCTGCCATATTGCAAGGCGTGGTTGCGGTCGGTGTCGCCCTTGGCGCAGTAGGCGCGGCCCGTTTCGTCCCGCTGAAAAAATCCCTGTCCGTGATGCCATTGGGGATCGCCATGGGCCTGGTGGTCATGACCATGACCTTGGTGACCAATGTCTGGGTTGCCTATCCGCTGTTGATCTTGGTGGGCGCACTGGCCGGCTTTTTTGTGGTACCGATGAATGCCCTATTGCAACACCGTGGTCACGTATTGATGAGCGCAGGACATTCTATCGCCGTGCAGAATTTCAATGAGAATTTGTCGGTACTGACCATGCTGGGCTTATATGCGCTGATGATATCGTTTAAATTAAATATTCATATAGTCATCGTCATGTTCGGTTCGTTTGTGGCTGGAACCATGTATCTGGTGATGCGCAAACATCAGGCCAACCAAAGAGAATTCGACTCTATCGCCCTGATCGGCGAACATAAACACTAG
- the radA gene encoding DNA repair protein RadA — MAKVKTNYTCTECGGIVNKWAGQCPSCQQWNTLVETIVETGGNRFSNTHQSLAQTAPVLNLADIETEDIPRFGTGIEEFDRVLGGGLVPGGVVLIGGDPGIGKSTLLLQALANLSKFKKVLYVSGEESGSQIALRAKRLMVDATDLHLQAEIQLEKILSTLGDYKPQVVVIDSIQTVYSDALSSAPGSVAQVRECAAQLTRVAKTMNITMILVGHVTKEGALAGPRVLEHIVDTVLYFEGDTHSSFRLVRAIKNRFGAVNELGVFAMTEKGLKGVSNPSALFLSQHDTQVAGSCVMVTQEGTRPLLVEIQALVDTSHAPNAKRLSVGLEQNRLAMLLAVLHRHAGVAAFDQDVFINAVGGVKITEPAADLAVLLAINSSMRNKPLPRGLVVFGEVGLAGEIRPAPRGQERLREAAKLGFSIALIPKSNAPKQKIDGLQIISVDRIDEALSKIRDIDGLKLPA, encoded by the coding sequence ATGGCCAAAGTAAAAACCAATTACACCTGCACCGAATGCGGCGGCATCGTCAATAAATGGGCGGGGCAGTGTCCGTCTTGCCAGCAATGGAATACCCTGGTGGAAACCATCGTCGAAACCGGTGGTAATCGTTTTTCCAATACCCATCAAAGTCTGGCGCAAACCGCACCGGTATTGAATCTTGCCGATATCGAGACCGAAGATATTCCGCGCTTTGGTACCGGCATAGAGGAATTCGACCGGGTGCTGGGCGGTGGTCTGGTGCCCGGTGGTGTGGTGTTGATTGGTGGTGATCCTGGTATCGGTAAGTCAACCTTGCTGCTGCAAGCGCTGGCGAATCTGTCGAAGTTCAAAAAAGTACTGTATGTCAGCGGTGAAGAATCGGGTTCGCAGATCGCCTTGCGCGCCAAGCGCTTAATGGTCGACGCCACTGATTTGCATCTGCAAGCCGAGATACAGCTGGAAAAAATTCTTAGCACCTTGGGCGACTATAAACCGCAAGTGGTGGTCATCGATTCGATACAGACCGTGTATTCCGATGCGCTCAGTTCTGCGCCCGGCTCGGTGGCGCAGGTGCGCGAGTGCGCCGCGCAATTGACTCGGGTGGCCAAGACCATGAACATCACCATGATTCTGGTCGGCCATGTCACCAAAGAGGGCGCTCTGGCCGGGCCGCGTGTGCTGGAGCATATCGTCGACACGGTATTGTATTTTGAGGGGGATACCCATTCCAGTTTCAGGTTGGTGCGCGCGATCAAAAACCGCTTCGGTGCAGTCAATGAGCTTGGTGTGTTTGCCATGACGGAAAAAGGCCTGAAAGGTGTCTCCAATCCGTCCGCATTGTTTTTATCGCAGCACGACACGCAGGTGGCTGGCTCTTGCGTGATGGTTACTCAGGAAGGCACACGTCCCTTGCTGGTCGAGATACAGGCGCTGGTCGATACCTCGCATGCGCCGAACGCCAAACGACTCTCGGTCGGGTTGGAGCAAAACCGTCTGGCGATGTTGCTGGCGGTTTTGCACCGTCATGCCGGCGTGGCGGCGTTTGATCAGGATGTGTTTATCAATGCGGTAGGCGGTGTCAAGATTACCGAACCGGCCGCCGATCTGGCTGTATTGCTGGCGATTAACTCGTCGATGCGCAACAAGCCCTTACCACGTGGTCTGGTGGTATTTGGCGAAGTTGGCCTGGCCGGTGAAATCCGTCCTGCACCACGCGGGCAAGAGCGCTTGCGCGAAGCGGCTAAGCTAGGCTTCTCTATCGCCCTGATTCCAAAATCGAACGCGCCCAAGCAAAAGATAGACGGTTTGCAGATCATCAGCGTCGATCGCATCGATGAGGCACTGAGCAAGATCCGTGATATCGACGGTCTGAAGCTTCCCGCTTAA
- the recB gene encoding exodeoxyribonuclease V subunit beta has translation MTSAKHDTIESASQTLDALSFPLHGSRLIEASAGTGKTWTIAALYLRLVLGHGGEAGFVRALLPSEILVMTFTRAATRELSNRIRERLLQAAKCFRGEPVDKKDVFLWDLIAAYAPGEQRQQAAHRLMLAADTMDEAAVFTIDAWCQRMLREHAFDSGSLFDEELVSDESALLEDAVRDYWRQHVYRLDSKALASLRMCWADVNALEAAIRPLVQRVELLTGEPADSSAAPTQTERNLATLIQRIQNEQTAALGQLKQGWDQRAQGMHEWIVAEQTAAPKCFSGVKLKPANVSAWFNSLREWANDPQMLMPASFDKAWSRLSPAGITDACNKGYDLVAPSDFALLAELKTALDAIEPLKFALMRHAASAIAQRVAYLKQSTRQFGFADMLTRLRVALLGTNGPALRQRIVQQFPLAMIDEFQDTSPEQYQIFDALYQVASNQRDQGLFLIGDPKQSIYGFRGADIHSYLAARLATTGRHYLLGTNYRSTVPLVSAVNQIFLHAEGRPSQAKDSPAQAGFSAGAFKFRTSAGNPLPFEPVASNGRAETLVNSNGAVAPLSLCCSQEADLNKDDYLSLFAGHCAEHIVGLLNDEQAGFDKNGEFTRLQPADIAILVRDRHEAAAIRRALQRRKIASVYLSDKDSVIRSEEAADVLRWLRAVSSPLDSGLGRAAFATASARLSLAALATHAFDDMVWEQRVEQLKGLHQLWQRQGVLAMLRRLIHDLDLPASLLKEAGGERRLTNLLHLAELLQNASTQLDGEQALIRWLAEQIDNESEGGDERILRLESDAELVKVVTVHKSKGLEYPLVYLPFAVSARPASTRNRSFLEFVDENGDKQLDLSMSDHALDQMEQARIEEDLRLLYVALTRARHALWLGVASLKNKIHDSALGYLIAGGRAVAASELGEELGKLKGACDDILISAIPSIEEPIDVTLLSRQDQRPALIDAPLFSASFERDWSVGSFTSLTKAMQTGAMESKQASVVTRGPQQEKLLEDPDQLIAGALDKQDQSQVNNPDTVWHSFPRGPLPGQFLHEQLEWMGLEGFAGANHENFSSRLAVRCERAGWAHRQDDASVWLQAIANTTLPAIAASLCELQPTSTLPEMEFWFPSEHLATAELDRLCQRHLLSELTKLSGINGIGATARPALPERQLHGMLKGYADLVFEHEGRYWVLDYKSNWLGTDDASYHADALATAMAAHRYDVQGAIYLLALHRLLKSRLGEHYDPETQLGGALFFFLRGIRHETTQGCYQLSACGEFLDALDQLFTPETVNP, from the coding sequence ATGACTAGCGCCAAGCATGACACCATAGAGAGCGCTAGCCAGACGCTGGATGCCTTAAGTTTTCCACTACATGGATCACGCCTGATCGAGGCCAGCGCCGGTACCGGCAAAACCTGGACTATCGCCGCCCTGTATCTGCGCCTGGTGCTCGGACACGGCGGCGAAGCTGGCTTTGTGCGGGCTTTACTGCCATCGGAAATTCTGGTGATGACCTTCACCCGCGCCGCCACGCGTGAATTGTCTAACCGCATCCGCGAACGCCTGCTGCAGGCGGCCAAATGCTTTCGCGGTGAACCGGTCGATAAAAAAGATGTGTTCTTATGGGATCTGATCGCTGCCTATGCGCCCGGGGAGCAACGCCAGCAAGCCGCACACCGCCTGATGCTGGCCGCCGACACCATGGACGAAGCGGCGGTATTCACGATCGACGCCTGGTGCCAGCGCATGTTGCGCGAACATGCGTTTGACAGCGGCAGCCTGTTTGACGAAGAACTGGTCAGCGATGAATCGGCCTTACTGGAAGATGCGGTACGCGACTATTGGCGCCAGCATGTTTACCGGCTAGACAGCAAGGCACTGGCCAGCCTGCGCATGTGCTGGGCCGACGTCAACGCACTCGAAGCGGCGATACGCCCGCTGGTGCAAAGGGTGGAATTATTGACTGGTGAACCTGCCGATAGCTCAGCGGCACCAACGCAAACCGAGCGCAATTTGGCCACGCTGATTCAGCGTATCCAAAACGAGCAAACTGCCGCGCTGGGCCAACTCAAGCAAGGCTGGGATCAGCGCGCCCAGGGCATGCACGAGTGGATAGTGGCCGAGCAAACCGCCGCACCCAAATGCTTTAGCGGGGTCAAGCTGAAACCGGCCAATGTCAGCGCCTGGTTTAACTCCTTACGCGAATGGGCCAACGATCCGCAAATGCTGATGCCCGCCTCATTCGACAAAGCCTGGAGCCGGCTCAGCCCGGCAGGCATAACGGATGCCTGCAACAAGGGTTACGATCTGGTGGCACCATCCGATTTCGCCTTGCTGGCGGAATTAAAAACCGCACTTGATGCGATAGAACCACTCAAGTTTGCGCTGATGCGCCACGCCGCCAGCGCCATTGCGCAACGCGTCGCCTATCTGAAACAGAGCACGCGCCAGTTTGGCTTTGCCGACATGCTAACGCGCTTGCGGGTCGCCTTGCTAGGCACTAACGGACCAGCCTTGCGACAACGTATCGTGCAGCAATTTCCACTGGCGATGATCGATGAATTTCAGGACACCTCGCCCGAGCAATACCAGATTTTTGATGCGCTGTATCAGGTGGCGAGCAATCAGCGCGATCAGGGCTTATTTTTGATCGGCGATCCCAAGCAGTCGATTTACGGGTTTCGCGGTGCCGACATACACAGCTATCTGGCGGCAAGACTGGCCACTACCGGGCGCCATTATCTGCTGGGCACCAACTACCGCTCGACCGTGCCGCTGGTCAGTGCCGTCAACCAGATATTCCTGCATGCCGAAGGCCGCCCTTCACAAGCAAAAGATAGTCCGGCACAAGCCGGTTTTAGCGCCGGAGCATTTAAGTTTCGCACTAGCGCCGGCAACCCGCTGCCGTTCGAGCCGGTTGCCAGTAATGGCCGCGCCGAAACGCTGGTCAACAGCAATGGTGCAGTGGCGCCGCTGAGCTTGTGTTGTAGTCAAGAAGCGGATCTGAATAAGGATGATTACTTAAGCCTGTTTGCCGGCCACTGCGCCGAACATATCGTTGGCTTACTCAATGACGAGCAGGCCGGTTTTGACAAGAACGGCGAGTTCACCCGCCTGCAGCCGGCCGACATCGCCATCCTGGTACGTGATCGCCATGAAGCGGCGGCGATACGCCGGGCGCTGCAAAGGCGCAAGATCGCCAGCGTCTATCTATCCGACAAAGATTCGGTGATACGCAGCGAGGAAGCGGCCGACGTCTTACGCTGGCTGCGTGCGGTGTCGAGTCCGCTAGACAGCGGCCTGGGACGTGCCGCTTTTGCCACCGCTAGCGCCAGATTAAGCCTGGCGGCACTGGCCACCCATGCCTTTGATGACATGGTGTGGGAGCAGCGAGTAGAGCAACTCAAAGGTCTGCATCAGTTATGGCAACGCCAGGGCGTCTTGGCGATGCTGCGGCGCTTGATTCACGATCTGGACTTGCCCGCGAGCTTACTCAAGGAAGCCGGTGGCGAACGCCGCCTGACCAATCTGCTGCACCTGGCCGAATTATTGCAAAACGCCAGTACACAACTCGATGGCGAACAAGCCCTGATACGCTGGCTGGCCGAACAGATAGACAACGAAAGCGAAGGCGGCGACGAGCGTATCCTGCGACTGGAAAGTGATGCCGAACTGGTCAAGGTGGTGACCGTGCATAAATCCAAGGGACTGGAATACCCGCTCGTGTATTTGCCGTTTGCGGTCAGCGCCCGTCCCGCCAGCACGCGTAACCGCAGCTTTCTCGAATTTGTCGATGAAAATGGCGACAAACAGCTAGACCTGAGCATGTCAGACCATGCGCTAGACCAAATGGAACAAGCCAGGATAGAGGAAGACCTGCGGCTGCTATATGTGGCGCTAACCCGCGCCCGCCATGCCTTGTGGCTGGGCGTGGCATCGCTGAAAAACAAGATCCATGACAGCGCCCTCGGCTATCTGATTGCCGGTGGCCGGGCGGTCGCCGCCAGCGAACTGGGCGAGGAACTGGGTAAGCTCAAAGGCGCTTGCGACGACATCCTGATCAGCGCGATCCCGTCGATAGAAGAACCTATCGACGTCACCCTATTGTCACGGCAAGACCAGCGGCCCGCCTTAATCGACGCCCCGCTGTTTAGCGCCAGCTTCGAACGCGACTGGAGCGTAGGCAGTTTTACCTCGCTAACCAAGGCCATGCAAACGGGCGCGATGGAAAGCAAACAGGCTAGCGTAGTGACGCGCGGCCCGCAACAGGAAAAACTGCTGGAAGATCCGGACCAACTGATAGCCGGCGCGCTTGATAAGCAAGACCAATCTCAAGTTAACAACCCGGATACGGTCTGGCATAGTTTTCCGCGTGGCCCGCTGCCCGGCCAATTTTTGCACGAGCAACTTGAATGGATGGGGCTGGAAGGTTTTGCCGGTGCCAATCACGAGAATTTCAGCAGCCGCCTGGCAGTACGCTGCGAACGCGCCGGCTGGGCGCACCGTCAGGACGACGCCAGTGTCTGGTTGCAGGCCATCGCCAACACGACATTGCCAGCTATCGCGGCCAGCCTGTGCGAACTGCAGCCAACCAGTACGCTGCCGGAAATGGAATTCTGGTTTCCCAGCGAGCATTTGGCTACTGCCGAGCTGGACCGTTTATGCCAGCGCCATTTGCTCAGTGAGCTCACTAAGCTAAGCGGGATCAACGGAATAGGCGCAACAGCGCGCCCCGCGCTGCCCGAGCGCCAGTTGCATGGCATGCTCAAGGGGTATGCCGATCTAGTGTTTGAACATGAGGGCCGTTATTGGGTGCTCGATTACAAATCCAACTGGCTAGGTACCGATGATGCCAGCTATCACGCCGACGCCCTCGCGACGGCGATGGCGGCGCACCGTTACGATGTGCAAGGCGCGATTTACCTATTAGCCTTGCATCGCTTGCTGAAAAGCCGCCTCGGCGAGCACTACGACCCGGAGACCCAACTGGGCGGTGCCCTGTTCTTTTTCTTGCGCGGCATACGTCATGAAACTACACAGGGTTGCTATCAGTTAAGCGCCTGCGGTGAATTTCTCGACGCATTAGATCAATTATTTACCCCTGAAACAGTGAACCCATGA